In the genome of Arachis hypogaea cultivar Tifrunner chromosome 9, arahy.Tifrunner.gnm2.J5K5, whole genome shotgun sequence, the window TTTACCGGCAATCAGATATTAGCCGTCTTATATTTTGTAGCTAAAAAATTTTAGTGACAATTATAATATTTGCTGGTAAAAACTTTTTTAATGGCCACaataagtatataatttttaacAGCCATATTtttggcaatttatatggccaccaaaaaaaaattttaagattgcaATATCATTCACTTTTAGTGGCCACTACTATTGCCGCTAAAACCCGTTTTAccggcaatttatatggccactaaaagtaattctaaaattgtaatattattcacttttagttgttattactattgccgctaaaattttaaaatttttttaattatactcacTCTTAGAAATAACCACCTatcatttttctaaaattttaaattattttaaccattaattattattattatacataatataaatatactaaaattaattactataaaataaaatatttcattaaattcaattaaatatttatacacaaagttctcttaaaaaataataaaacataatacaaatttaaacaaCACAAATACTACAAATTTATGTTACATCAATAATTAACACataatttatgataaaaaaaaaacaaataaaacctaGCACAAATGCAATACAATAATACAGCAGAGAGAATGAAGCAAAGTTTCCAATTGCTCAATTATATAAGACCATTTATGTATGAATTGCTCCACTACAATTTGACTCTTTAGCTTTGAACCAGCTCTTTTTtcctaatcaattaaaaatcagcTTTAACAAAAAGATTATAAACTGTACTGTGTCTATCAACATTTACGATTTTACTATAAGTTATTGTTATGAATTTATCCAAGACTCTACCAAGATCacataagaaaaaaaatcattatcttGACTATCTTTTATTACCATACTGAAGGTTTTTAAAATGATGCTACTTTTATTTGGTACCTATTATTAGGTAAAATGATGTCGTTAGAGTGTAAACATTGGGTCACAGAAACTCGCTTGTCTTCTACACTTTCATTCTCATTcgttcttccttttttctttatCAATAGCGAAATGTTAGGATTCGAAATAAGTAAAATTTTTTGtatgtatttttttctcttttttttgtcctCTCAAAAAAATGATCAAACCATTTTATTTCTGTTTCAATAATTTTTTCAAGCTCCAcccttttatgattatttttattgctttctacTTTAGTGTAACAGTCCTCATCTTCCTTTCTTTCTACGGAACTCATCACAAGGCGCAAAATGAGTACTATTATGGTAAATTCGACTTTGCTTCGAAGGATTACCCTTTTCTAAACCCCTGAAAAACCTTGTCACAGTTGTTAGACACTCAGTTTACACTAGTAGTAGCTGTGAGAATATTGAGAAGGGGGATTCTTAGTTCTTGGAGTCGTATAAGAAGAATCATAGTCAATCTGCAATTTTCATGAAGTATATTTAAGAAGGAATTGATATTGCGGTTAGAGATGAGAATGCTTTACTTTTGTTTAATGGAGGAGAGACTCGGAAAGATTCCAGCCCTCGTAGCGAAGCACAAAGTTACTAGACTGTCGCAGATTACAGGTGATGGTTTGGTGAGTTTTATTTCTTTTAGTAACTATTTTTGTCATCATAGGAGTTGAAATTGGTTGTGTGCTCAATCTAGATATTATTCTTAATGTCAAGTAATTGCATATGATCACCGAGTTTCCAttaagtagaagaaaaagaaaagaaagaagcagAAGAACACGACCTAAACATTAGGATGAATTAGCATTTTATAAAATCGAAGGGACCAAATTGAGTCCAATTGTAATTTTGCCATATCATTTGATCGTTAAAAATCTCTAATGTGTCAAACGATAGCCACATCAACACTCTGTCAACTGAGTCAGCATCGAAAATGATCTCAAAAATCATTATGGTATTTAAAGCTAAATATAGGAGACTATTATGGTGAAATTAGAATATCAAAGACCAAATTAAATAATCTGGTGAATCTCAACTACCACTATGAAgatttatttcattttaattaatttgaattagttaACTAATTAGATCACTTATCCattaaaataaatgttaaaattttaaattccatTTTATATATCTAACAACTTGTTAACTAacgacaaaaaataaaaaatactctatgtattaatatttttaatataccaaataataaaaattgtctattttaaaaaaatagaaagaaaaataagcacAGAACCTCATTTATAGTAAAAAAGGCAATGATCCCTCCGAgacttcaatttatttttatggattatatataaattttaatttagtttaaaatttttattttagttcatttttttacgaattagtttttttttattttttttctaaaatttaacctAATTCTACCGGTGGTAAAATTGCTTATTAATACATCATGCTTTATAAAGGAAAAGCATCAGACAAAGAGGAAATatatgaaatcaaaatttgaaaacataATTTGGAAGAGTCtcttattagttattgtaaaacAGTGatgttataaataaattttttttataattaagtttaattaaattggtacaaataaaaaattatacgtatatattattgtttctttttttcGTGTTTTTTAgtacataaatttttattaaaaagtacaaaaatttattgacatagtataaaaatttatacataatataaaaaattttgcacAAAACACAAATTTATCgatataacataaaaatttatgcatatagcatgaaaatttttgtttatagtacataaatttttgttacaaatgtaaTTTATTAATTAGGTGAGTCAATGTTTTAGAGATATATATggtcttttaaaatattttgtgctgtatataaaaatttatgtacTGTGCGCAAAAAGTTATATAATGTGCACTAGAATTTCTgtactatatatattttgttggttggatatcaaaattttgaatatgtagtttttaaaaaaattttgtgatgtgtaccaaattttatatattgtgtattaaaatttttatgctgTACGTATTTTATTGGTTTGGTGTTAATATTTTAGGTATgtgattatttaaaaatttatgtattgtatatcaaaatttttgtgatgtgaacatatatatagaagaagatgataatgaagaagaagacgacgataatgatgatgataataataatggaggatgaaaaggaaaaaaaaaagaaatcaaacaaaaacaaaagaagacGGTGTTGAAAAAGAGCAAGAGAAAAAGATGACGACGACGATCACCAAAGAGGGAAAGGAGGAAAAAAATTAGCAACaatgcatatatacatatatttaagagaaaaggacaaataagtccctaACTTTTTTTTCTGCAGACATTTTTTTCCTAAAGATTGAAAAATACATTTATGTTCCTGACCCCTGTAAAACCTGGACAAATTTATCCCTCTATTAAAGTGACTCTGTTGGATTTGACGAAAAAGTCTAACGTGGCTCCCGTTGCGCTGACCTAGCCGTTACGGGAACACACGTGACATGGACCTTTTTAAAATAGGACATATTCGTCCTTCCATCCAAAATACGTCGTTTCAATGGAGCCCTAATCTTCCAAATTCAACATCTGGTTCTTATTCAAACACAGCACTTCCAGTTCATCAACACTTCTCCTTTCATTCTTATTACTCTCCAGATTCTCATTTTGTTGTTCTGTGTTTactgttattattgttgttgaatttggtggAAGCCATTAATGaagctttgttgttgttgctactgCTAGTGCTAAtgctaccaccaccaccattagCTTTTTCTGATAAAGAACTAAGAGCATGAACTTGAGTGCTCTTAAATAGTTCACTTAGCTTTAATCCACgcatttttattttatgactCCTTTTTTGGTTTTCTTGAATCCCTTTTGGATAAAGTTCTCACTTTGAAGAGACAGTAACATGGAGTGTGAAAAATTTTGAGGGAGACAATAATGATGATGTTCATTCTCCTGCACTTGCTTCATTctaaaatgagagagagagaaagagagagagatagatagatagatagatagatagagagATATTTAAATTGAATTGTTACAAGTTAGTACAGATTAAAAAAAGATTGTAGTTGTAGCAGAAAAGGGGAAAGAGAAGTTTGTTAGAATTTTGGTGATGCATTTTTTGAGAGAAAAATGATAGGGCGGAGTGGCTTGAATCTCACACCACATGTTCCACTCTAAGTGGGTCGACGAGTGACTCGAGTCTCACACCACGTGTCTGGTTTGCAGAGCCAACCTCTTCCCACATTTGGGAGGCTCCGTACACGGCACCGCTGTCGTCGTGGTTCTGAAGTTGACAAACGACTTGTCCTCGCCTCGCGATTTGGAATTGCAAAACCAATTCTTGGTCAAAACTAAaatccatcaccaccaccaccaacaacaacaacacaccTTCAGCTATTTCAAACCTTGTTGCATCTTTTCAGCTTCCTTCAACTGAAATCATTGAACCAACCATAGAACATTTTCTTAAGCCAATCAACCTCATAGATTCCTTAGCAGAACTCTATAACAAAATGgagtgttctttttcttttttaccaTCACAACCACAGAAAGAAGCGTTGTTTTGGTTGTTGTTGTCGGATTGTGTTCCGGTGaagggaaagaagagaggaggtGAAAGAGAAAGAAGGATAATTTCGTCATTTGGACGGTTATGCAAAACGGTGTCGTTTTGGTGTGGGAGGATGAATATGTTCTATTTTAAAAAGGTCCATGACATATGTGCTCCCGTAACGGCTAGGTCAGCACAATGGGAATCACGTCAGATTTTTCCATCAGGTCCAACGGTGTCACTTTAACGGAGGGATAAATTTGTTCAGGTTTTGAAAAGGTCAGGGAcataaatgtattttttaattcttaaaacAAAAACGTCTACAAAAAAAAGGTTAGGGATCTATTtgtcatttgttctatatttaaAGAAGAAGCGcgctataatttaattaaatacttaattaaaaaaaatttggccaTGTGATTTTATTGATTATCAAATTGAAAgagcaaataaaaaagaaaaaaaaaagtaacatttGTTTTGTCTGTTTATGAACGTTTTAgtaccttttttttattttataactctTTCACTCACCGCACACTAATCAGAGGAAAAAAAACCACCATCACCAGTCACCACATGAACCACATGAGACTACTTTCAGTCCTCAAAACTCAAAAGAAGCCTCAAAGTTGGAATGTAAAGGAGAGAGGAAAATAATAAatgaatttttctttcttttttcaaaaagttaatacatagagaaaaagacaaaaaagacACCACCCAAAAAAAATTGgagaaaacaaaaaaggaaacAGCTTTTTCAGTTTTTCCTCCTCCAACTCCAACACAGCACAACAACGACAACTTCAACACACTCTTGAAACCCAAGTCCTCTATTGTCtattctgtttttcttttttttttcttttttaatttttttatcaccccataaaaaataaaaaccaaattcCATTCCCAATGTGAAAACACTTCCAAAAGCTTGAGCCTTTGAATCATCCAACACACACCAACACCACAAAGCTGAAACCTTTTCTTCGTTTGCTCTTATtcatattcttattcttattcttcttctctccttctatTCCTACTCTTCGTCACCAACAAAACACATCTCTGACCTGTCTCAATCCGTGTCTTCAAAGTACAAACCTTAGTTAGATCCACTTGGGTCTTTATTGCAGAGGCTTCTTAATGGCCAACTCTTGATTATTCATGGGGTCGATCAAAGATTTCTGTGTCATCCTTGTTCTCGTCAAAGATGGAGCCTTTGCATTCAAATATCCCTTCTTTTGAATCATAGGCTTTGTGAACTTTTCTGTGTGGGTGGGTGGAAGCTAGGGATCTTTCAtttctcatttctttttcttctgtttttattCAATTGCcaccatttttatatttttaagccTCGGAAAATGCAATCCAGTGGACCTGAATCAGCAAGCCCCATCACAAACCGGGTTCAGTCCTTGTCTTCTGCTGAGACAAGAGGGAAGCATAGGGTACATGCAGAAGTGAAGAGGTTGGAACAAGAAGCAAGGTTCTTAGAGGTATCTTCTTGTTTTTTTCTCATCGTCAATCATAATGTTTTGGAGCTTTGTTATTTGGTGGTGGTGTTGCGAAttggttttctttttgtttgttctGTCTCTATGTGTGTCGTTTACTTGTTAACCttgtactttttttttctctccctaTGGTTTGCTTTTGTTCTTCTGTGTGTTATGGTAAAATGGTATGTGAAAGTTTTGAACTTTTCTTTCATTGTGATGTCAATACTGTTAGAGACAAATTTGTACACAGTGCCTCTGTTGGGAAATAGGTTAACAATTTAGTAGCTTTTGATTCAGTTTATTGATGGGGTAATGTTCTATCAGCTAGATTTTTTGAATTTGATCTATGGAATTTAGTAAAACGCATGTTATGCAGTAAAACTTTTCTTACTATTGATTTTGCTGGCAATCATAATATTTTTGAAACCTGACTTTTTTACAAAGTTGTGACTATATCATTTGTGGATTTAATTGTGCTTAGTGAATTTAATATTCTTTTAGATGGCAATTTTGTCTTGAGAAAGGTATGAGTATGGACATTGAAGCGGAGTCTCCGTCCAGATTCCCAGCATAGTTATTGAGTCTTAACATTAGaatccctttttttttctactctgcttcttttattttattttattttattttctaaacaaTTCATATGCAATCTAATCATTCTCGGTGTATTGTCAATTTTATAACTGCAATAGTAGATTGATGATTTGAATGACAAGCTAAATggatattctattaatttaactTCTTTCTAATTGCATTTGAGCTGATTGGTGTTGCTTACACTTTTTACTTTTACCTTTTTTTCCCGTTCATTCTGTCAGAAATTACATGTAAGTCCATTTATTAGTGTCAAGGTGCATAAAATCTCTTAGATGACTTACAAATTAAGGGGAGTAAAGTCTCATTGAGATGACATGATTTTGAGTTAGTTCGTGTTAATGTAGATGATGAATGTACCATCTTCCAATGACTTCCATTATGTTATTTTCTGAGAAGGGTTTATTTGAAATCGGTATTCATTCGAACATAGGTCTCACAGTttacatctctctctctctctctctctctctctctctctctcaaactaTATTTGGAAGCTTTTGGTCCTAAACATTTTGAGCCCAAAATAAGTTCATCCAAATACAAAAGTTATTTTCTATCAGTAATTTATTGGTTTAGCATTTGAATTTTTCATTCAGTTATTAACATCAACAACTGAAACATTCATACGTTATCTGCGGAAAATAATTGATTCAAGCTGTCAATCTTAAATTGCGCCTGATTCCGGAAGTAGAAGTTCTTCCAGTCTTATGATGCCTCTTTAAGAGAAAGTAGATAGAGATTAAGGTAACTTGTTCAAAATTCTGTGAGCATGAGCGACCAAAAGTTGGAAAATTAGATCAGCTGTAATAAGGTTCACTCTGTTGAATTGTGGATTGAGGAGAATCCTGTATGAAATTGATATAGATCGAACTGAAATTAGAGACCCTTTTCCTTTATTGTACTTATAACATTCTAGTTTAGTTGTACAACAATCTGGAAACATCACATTTTGGGTTTGTCAAACTATATATCGGAAAGAATTCCTTTTTGTGCTCATGTTCTGGAAAGTTAAGGATACACAATTATGCAATCACCACTGAATGTTCAGAGAGCTAACAAATCCTTTCTGCAATTATCTTTGTAACATCAAAGGACATGAGGATCAAAACAGTACTGCCAGGATATCTCATGGGCTCCCTAGGCTCTTTCACAGATTTGTCAATTGATACGGTTGATAGGGGCCACAGTAAGCCTTTTCAATTAATAGCAGTCATTGTGTCGAACAACGGTTACATCTTTTGAATATCAAGTCCATTCCTAGTTGAGATTAGCTCCATTTCAACATTTGAGGATTGAAGCAAGCATTAAGTTCTCAGATTATTAGGTTGACATCCATATTAGTTTCAAAACATTCTTTATGGTGGCCAGCTGTGTAGATTCGTTTCGAAGTGGATGTAGCATGGTATATACCCTAATGTCTAGCAGAACATCATTATTAAGATTCTTCTATAATTCTGAACACATGGTTTTCTGCACGCATTTATAGGTTTCAGAATATTGTGTGGGGCTGCGGTCTGCCTAGGTCCTAATACATGCTTTAAGAAAGAGAGTTGCTAAGTGTAGGACTAGATGAAAGACTATTGCAATTTCCGACATTGCCTTTTACCTTCTCTTTTTAGTTGTGTTGCGTACATGTCATCGATGACCTGGGATGGAACGAAGATGGTTAGCACAAGGGTGTAGGTGAAGCAGCCTGTGAGCCTGGTGGAGATTTCATCATGTAAACAAACAATCCTTATTGCGATCTTAGTTCCACTTTGAGCTAAAACTCTCCGGAAtcaactttttgtttttttttttctttgtttttttttttgtttcactaTTACAAATATATGCTCATATTTTGAATATTCCGCGGAATTAAAAGTGCTTCTGCATTGTGTTGCTTTTGCTACAAATCTGTTGgtttgttttagttattttcatcCTTTTCACATTCCTACCATTTCATTCTATGTTTCTAAGTTATGCAGCAACTGTTTTTAACATTCACTATGAATCGGATGCAGGAAGAGCTGGAACAACTTGAAAGGATGGATAAAGCATCTGCACCATGCAAAGAGTAAGcttgaaaaccaaaaaaaaaaagactattgCACATTCAATTATAGTATATAACTCCTAACTTCCAAATGGTACTTTGTTTTTTGCAGAACACTCAGTAATGTGGAAACAAGACCCGATCCGTTACTACCAACGTAAAAATCTCCCTATAGCTTCATCTGTTTCGGTTGCATCAACTGTTTGAGAATTGTGTTCTAACAGAAGTTATGTTCATTCTAATTTGGCAGAACTATTGGCCCCCTAAATCCTTCATGGGATCGATGGTTTGAAGGCCCTCAAGAATCTAAAGGCTGCAGGTGCTGGATTCTCTGATGATCAATGGATACCTGCTATATTTCATTGACCAAGACCTCACCAAACACATTCTACAGTTTtaccctttcttttcttttttcctatttTCTTTTTCACCCACCTTCTTTGATCCAGGATTGAGCAGAGAATTTGAGAGTTTTGAAACAGTATTGTTATTGGCAAATTTTAATGGAATGCTTCCTTGTGCAGATGACAATTTATAGTATAAACATAGCTATATGTGCTTCAGATCATAATTACCAATACCTTGTTAatgattatttgatattttttctttccttttcaccaCCATTGAATGAATGGTAAATAGAGTTTCAGTTTGATGATGCCTTTTGTTAAACGTTATACTTCACTTATGAAAAAAAGAAACTGAAACCAATTTACAATTAGCTTGTGTGATTCTCAAGTATAAAATGATACAAAGATTCTTTATCACTCATCacttaaattcaacacaagaaaaATTGAATCTCATCCAAAAGACTAGAGTAACCCTTCTACAATCATGTTGGCACTTTGCCAGTTACTCGCCGGGCGATCCATCCAAGACCATCATACAACCCTTCTCCGGTGAGGGCACAGCAAGCTTGTATATGCCAATCATGATCCTTGATACTGTGAAGAGAGAGCGCATCGGTGATCTCTGCAGGGGTCATGGCATCCTTGATATCTTGTTTATTAGCGAAGACAAGAATGAGAGAATGCTGCAATTCGTCATGCCCCAGCAATCTGAAAAGTTCGTCTTTCATGATAGAGATCCTCGCTCTATCGCTACTGTCTATCACAGCAATTACCGCATGCGTTCCTCGGTAATATGTTGCCCATGATGTTCGGAGTCTTTCTTGTCCGCCGAGATCCCAGACCTGAAATGAATGACACAGAAAGAAGTACGTAAATAGGTCATCCTAAACCCCCTCAACAGCAAGATTGTAACAAATGTTATTACTGAAGTACCAAAAtcattctctttttttaattttttatgcggCCTTCAATAAGATAAAGaaataacaaaatcaaataaagacgTTACACCTCTTCAAATCATTTATGAACCATGACAAAACAGAGGTTATAATCCAATTCTTACCTTTCCAAGAAAGATTTGGCAGAAATTAATACTTACCAGGTTTGGATACCCTACAATAACAGCCAAGCCATGTCTCTCTATGTGGAATCATTCTGTTATATGGATCTAACAACGATATTAGAAATCCAATTCCTAAAGCATTCTATTAGAAATCACGTTGATGTTCGACTTCAAACTGGAAAAATTGAAAAGAACAGAAAACGTTTTCTAAAACCAAACAGACCCTAAATATCTCTTAATATATTCACCTATAGTTTCTCTAAACCTTGCTAAAACCTTTAGTTatttaagtgtgtgtttggattacagtttgtaaACGGGAGTTTGcaaaaaattgattttccaaacttgattttgatcaaaaataagtttgtgttaaagtaatttatgtttggtaatttttgtatcaaaatagattatagtaaaataaatgttgtttggtttataccattcaaaatcactcttagataaaaaattactaaaatggacatcaacttaaatttttttttatattatcctattattttactttagatatttaaatacatcttattagttaattttataataaaattaatatttacttactaaaataaaaataacatataaaaatagataaaatatatttttaaataaaaaataaaaaatataaattttatatatatatatatatataaaagaatatctaatcaaatatgttacattttCTAAGTATTAAATGTTACTTTAGTATTTTTTACATCGTACTCTTATTCtagtactctcaataatcttattcttaatattaatttggaattcaacgtttatgattttattattatctatgattaattttttatttaatttatcttttttaatggaatcataatctatattataaaaaaattacactaaaacatagtatacgagaattacaattataaaagaaaatactgaaaataataaaaaattaaatatttactttatagtgatttaaacaaatctaaaagttcttgatgatctttttatataatatatttttagtatttttggtactcgttttttagtatgttataatttttttattattattatttacagttaattttttgtttaatttactttacctaatagaattaataaattatattataaaaagataataacaaacataatacataaaaatcacaattataaaagtgtataatgtcaaacaaattattgaaaaaagtaaaaataataaataatagaaaatagaattcatataaatagaaataacaagaattttataattaatacaataacatatacaaaggataaagttggtaaaaagtaaataaatttagTATCTATGGCTAAAAGCCAGTTAAAAAAACGCAGAAGCTACAAGTTGCTTCTTGTAAACGTAGTTTTGGCAGCAAAATCACTTCTATGTTCATGagaaaaaaatttgccaaaccaaaAATTAAAGCTTTCAAGAAATTTAAACGTGCTTCTTCCTTTCAAACGGTTTCCCAAACACACCCTAAGTATACTCCATCTTCTACAAGCCTTCTGCATCAATAAAAATAGgagtgttcgcggtgcggtttggttcagtTTTAAGGAAAAAAAGTCATCCGATTCGAACGCTTAATTTATGTGTGGTGTGATTTAGATTGGATGAACTTTTTTGGAAatccgatccgattcgatccgatTACGAGCGGTTTGGATCAGTTTGGAtccaacaatgacataacaagtcttaacaatattttaaaaagccaacgataacataacaatagaaataaaattataggttagttaaaataaatgaataaataatattttgaacataaaatatttattaaataataataatacatgaataatagaaaaatatataacaaattgaatatgttataaatataattgtaaatataataataaaataataatattataacacattgtgcggtttggattggattggatcggttattaaaatagatccgaaatccgatccaatCTAGCGATTTGCAAAAAAtataatccaatcaaatccgaattagtgcggttttaatcgaTTTTCGATTTAAATTGGATTGGATGAacggtttaatttggatcggtttggatttacACACCCCTAA includes:
- the LOC112711155 gene encoding guanine nucleotide-binding protein subunit gamma 2; amino-acid sequence: MQSSGPESASPITNRVQSLSSAETRGKHRVHAEVKRLEQEARFLEEELEQLERMDKASAPCKETLSNVETRPDPLLPTTIGPLNPSWDRWFEGPQESKGCRCWIL
- the LOC112711156 gene encoding uncharacterized protein — translated: MGAMVSRFWFMLFPAKEYKIVVVGLDNAGKTTTLYKLHLGEVVTTNPTVGSNVEEVVYKNIRFEVWDLGGQERLRTSWATYYRGTHAVIAVIDSSDRARISIMKDELFRLLGHDELQHSLILVFANKQDIKDAMTPAEITDALSLHSIKDHDWHIQACCALTGEGLYDGLGWIARRVTGKVPT